The following proteins are encoded in a genomic region of Diabrotica virgifera virgifera chromosome 1, PGI_DIABVI_V3a:
- the LOC126881074 gene encoding uncharacterized protein LOC126881074 isoform X2, giving the protein MKAFLGALVFAVLAAYSQAGVYGGGYGGGYGYGGGGYGGGYPGGYGGGYPGGYGGGYGGYGGYGGGIGGGIGGGVGIVKIISAGPPPLPLPPPPPPPPPPVKIIKIVNGGGYGGGYGVGGGYGYGGGYGGGIGYGGGVGYVAPPPPAFKVVRVVTTSGGGWNPGWW; this is encoded by the exons GCAGCCTATAGCCAag CTGGAGTCTACGGCGGTGGCTATGGAGGTGGCTATGGATATGGCGGCGGTGGTTATGGAGGTGGATATCCAGGTGGTTATGGAGGTGGATATCCAGGTGGTTATGGAGGCGGATATGGTGGATATGGGGGCTACGGAGGAGGCATTGGAGGAGGTATTGGAGGAGGTGTTGGAATTGTCAAAATAATAAGTGCTGGACCCCCACCTCTACCActaccaccaccaccaccaccaccaccaccaccagTCAAAATCATCAAGATCGTTAACGGCGGTGGCTATGGAGGCGGTTACGGTGTTGGAGGAGGTTATGGATATGGAGGAGGTTATGGAGGAGGCATTGGATATGGCGGAGGCGTTGGATATGTAGCTCCCCCACCACCAGCTTTCAAAGTTGTCAGAGTTGTAACGACTAGTGGTGGCGGATGGAACCCag GTTGGTGGTAA